A region of the Mus caroli chromosome 7, CAROLI_EIJ_v1.1, whole genome shotgun sequence genome:
AGATAGAAGAATAACTGAAGACTTAAATCTCCCAGAATCAAAGCACCTAAAATTTAGTGCAGACTTAACTCATCTCAGGTGTAGGTTAAACTGAAGACAGCAAGAAGTGAAACAGAAATACAGGGGAAAAAgtggagacaaagacaaagaagaaatgaaaatctaGAATTGCAAGCTGAAAAGACTTAAGTTTATATAAAGaccaaaatagaaacagcaatagaaaacagaagagagacaaTTAGACAAATAGTAAATGAAAGGAGACaaagaggaagacacacacacacacacacacacacacaccagacagacAAGACGGCTTATCTATAGCAGGAAAGTCTagtcagaaagaaacaaacccaaCTACTAATTGTTTGAAAAATGATTAATGGTGGCTTTCTAAAATCTCCCGATGACACAGTTATCTTATGCATAAACCTCAGCTGTTTTAATTgcaaaaaatgtaattttaatatattatacattacatatactTGCAAAATCATTATAAGGTAAATTATAGTTTAGGCAGTAGTGTCAATTTGTTAACAATGAGAGACACATCATAATTTACCTTCTAATAATTTTTCAGCTATTCTTAGATATGCTTGCTACTATAAAACAGTTTTCAAGGACTACAGCTATGATGatggcaaaataataaaaataaaattaaaatcctcTAAAGGATGGTATTTATTAAAAGTGATGGGATAATTTGATTGACTaataattgcacacacacacacacaccacttataAAGAGGGATATTACTGTCTGTCATATTCTTCAGTTCAGAATATGGACAGGCCTGCAACTAAAATTTCCAAACATTAAAATCAGCATAAAAGCGACTCAGAGCAGAAGCAAGGCATAAAAACAAGATCCACCTTAGTTACAGAAACAtctgaaaactaaagaaaatgttatttgcATTCACTTGAAAGAATTTGCATAGGATAGTGTCTTGGCATGAAATAAGGGAAATTTTCCCAATTGTGTCTAAAACACtagctctgtgtatgtgtatgtgtgtgtgtgtgtgtgtgtgtgtgtttgtgtgtgtgcatgtgtgcccacagatttgtgtatttgtgcatgctaCATATGTTGATGCTAATGTCTAGACTATTTTCATAAGGTCAattgtaaaacagaaaataaaagaaaactttctgagtgaggaaattaataaagctagaattttaatagaaattattttctttgtaggTAAGAAAAGTAAATGCTCTGGTTGGCAGGGGGCAGATTGCTTTAATAAAGCCAACAGGTCCAGAGGAAGTGCAGTTCCAGTATTCAGGACTGGATTGGAGAAGCAGGGCTGATTCTTACACAAAGAATGAGGGAAAACATGATTCTGAAAAAAACTAGAGATATTGTTATCATGTGAGACATGCTAGATTGTAACCTCAATCCTCTTTGGAAGTATAGGTGGTTTTATTGTCTAAGCCGATTGTTGTagattaaacagaaaaataaaaataaatatgaactttTAATAAAGCATAATCAGGATAAAAATACTGTGGCTGGATAGTTGCAGTCCCTTCATAGAGTGCCAAGGCATCACCAGGAAAGTTTCCCATTAGTCTTCAGTTAGACCTAGTCAGAGGCAGGATTTtcctatttagctctgtacccatttttaattgggttatttgcaTTGTTAGTGTCGAACCTctggaattctttatatattttgaatattagcctactgtcagatgtagggttggtgagatcttttcctaatctgtaggctgtcattttgtcctgttgacagtgtcctttgcatacataagcttttcagtttcccgaggtcccatttataaatGCACACAAATCAACAGATCGTAGTGCCTGAGCCATGGGGTTCTGTTTAGGAAGTGGTCTCCTGttctaatgagttcaaggttattctccaCTTTGCTCTCTATttgatttagtgtatctggttttatgctgagttCTTTGATTCAATTGGACTTGAATTTTTTGCAGGGTAAtcagtatggatctatttgcatttttctacatacagacatccggTTAGACCAGCACtaattgttgaagatgctctccctGTTCTGTTGTATAATTTTGAACTTTTTGACAAAactcaagtgtccatagatgtggGAGTTTATTTATGGGTCTTTTATTGATGAACCTGTCTGCTTCTATACCAAtcccatgtggtttttatcactattgctctgtagtacagcttgaattctgggatggtgattccctcagaggtTCTTTTCTTGTAGAGGATTGTTTTAGCTGtcctggtttgtttgctttgttttgtttcctgttttccatatgaagttgaattgtgttggaatttttatgagaattgcattgaatctgtagattgcttttggttaaATGGCCATGTTCACTATGTTGATCCTATCAATTGATTTTTGAATAGCTTTTCAAGACTGTGATCCAATCTAAGATCTTGATTCTCACTTATGATACCTCCAGATTTGAGTGAGTCCCCCTCTGCTCTCTGTCCCTAACATAGTCTGAATTTTCTTATCCTTCCAGAAAGAAAACTTACTCAACTTCAAACCAACAGGTAATTTTAATCAAATCAGCCATTGGAATATAAAGTCAGTTTAATAGcacttaaaatttcttttctaaaattgttttttaCAAATTTactatatttcaaaaaaaatcccttcaaatCTTTTGCTTCCTTGTTTTTGACCACACCAAagcattataatttttttaaaaagattccattttattcttccctgaacaaattaaatatttcattcttttcattttttaagacacATTATACTCTCCTTGCATGcttttttttacttcaaaaatttttttcattgacatttattaattttattagagCACGACTTgcttaacaatatttttaaaattaattttttacgATTTATATTTCCCCCTCCCATCCACTGTCTGacttccacatcctatacctcctccccactccctgtctccacatgTATGTCCCCACTCTCCATTCCACCCGACCTCTATATGGAGGTAGGAGGGTGTGAGGGGGTCGGGGGCACCCTCCAGAATACAGCAGAGATCTGGAAGGACTTAAAGGGaaggatcttagatgaaatgccagacattTCATCTTGAAGGGCGAGGGAacatatagagcccacctccagcaggaagacagggtatcaagtgagggatggagttgctattccacagtcaaaactctgacccataattgttcctgtatgaaagaactgcagggatggaaatggaaaagagcctgaggaaaagatggtccagccacaggcccaaagtgggatccagctcaaggggaggccccaaggcctgacaatattactaaGGGTaaggagcactcacaaaaagggatccatcatgactgccctcttTTCAGACCCAATGAACAGGAACAgctgaaagtcagatgcagatatttgcactcaaccaatggacagaagcagctgatccctgttgttgaattagggaaaggctgaaagaagctgaggagaagggtgatcctgtaggaggaccagcagtctcaattaatctggaaccccgagatctctcaaactctggaccaccaaacaggtagcatacaccagctgatatgaggcccccaacatacatacagtagaggtctgctgggtctgtgttcattcagaggtgatgtacttctaaccctcaagagactggaggctccagggagttcaaaaatgtttttaattatattaaaattacaatTCTTCTCCCTTTTGCTTTTCTCCCCTTGGCCCCAGATACCGTCCCTGGAATTCCTttcataccctctccccacccttctTTTTGGCTTTTGCAGCAGGCTGTGTCcactcatgctggccttgaatttgctatgcaGGTTCTAGCTTCTCCTCCTGAGTGGGATTGCTGTGCCTCCCAGTGCACACTACCACATTAGGTTACTGAGACAGAGAGGATCAAACCCATGCTCTTACAAGCCACACAGTACAATATTAAGTGAGATATACCCACAGGCCCTTTGTATAGGTTTTTACGGGGCATTTCTGCTATTTTTTGCTTAGTTCCCTTTGCATATAGTTACAGTTGTTAACCACCACCGACTACTCTTTTACAGAGAAGCATAGGGAAAAGATAATTAGGAAACATCACAAACGAAAGTTTTGTAATAGCTTAGAAAATTCATTATTGATACTTCTGTAATTGATGGAGACATGTGAATCTTTTTATCATGGCTTTTCAGTGAGGTATAAATGTATTTCAACTATTTAGTTTGGTCGACCATATAAAAAGGTAAGTTGCTTAAAGTACACAAAGTGTAGAATGTGTTCTTCTCTAGagatttaacaaatatctgtTCATTTAAGACAGCATAATTTGAAGGTTGCAAAACACCCAGAATAATTTAGAAAGTGTTTTAGTTATGTAAATCATAACACTAAACTTAGCCATAATCCTGGGTAATTCTCTATTAACTGCTTTTACAATGTATATGTGTAGGACAAGCATTACAAAATAAAAgttcatgggtttttgttttgatgtcaAGTTTGGTGTGCATGTTCAGTGGTAAGTGATAAACTTAAGCAATCACTTTTACTGATCTTATACTCATACATTTGTCTGGAGGTAGgattattactttttaaacaatCCATTTGATACATTTTTGTCTTACAACTAGTAAATCAGGACAACTAAATAGGAACAAATGCTATTCCCCTATTTTAATTGTTTCAGACAACTAAGTAGGCATAGAGGTTATTCCAAACCAATTGTGTTAAGGCAGTCTCATTTATTAGTTATCTAAAACATTTAAATCAGTTTCTCTGTTTTTGGTGAATTACAGAATATTAAATTTGTGTAGACACTTCAATTATTTCTAAATCAATAGGGATAGAATTCATTTAGGGTATTTACATTAATTATGTAATGCTAGCCTGAAGTATAAAATATTGCttataaataacacacacacacacatatatatattttcatatatatacacatatatatatgaaaatctcACAAATATTAGTTTTAGCTTGGAGTAAAAAATGGTAATATAAAAACTTATTAGTTATATAAAAGTTATATCTCAGATGTATTCtactttatacttttttttatacttttaataatttttctgacAAAAACATGTGACAAACTGAGTCTACTGACTTATGAAAGAATGAAATATAGATTAGAAATTtgtttaatatatgtattatataaatgaTTTTGAGACATAGTTCATGTAGCCATGGCTAGCTTTTAAGACACTATGTTGTGAAATGCCCTTGAAATCTTCATCTTCCTgacatctcctgagtgctgagattacaggtgtaaaCCATCATGCTTTGCTGTATTATTTAATTAAGATTTTTGAGAGTAACTTTAAGATTTTGGCTGTAAGGCATTATCAGATGAAAGTTTTTGAACTACACTTAAAATAATGTTTGAGGAAGCATCCAACAGCAGACTGTTTCCAAAGCCAATGTGCATAAGTAGTTAGTTTCAAGTAATCATGCTCACATGGGCACATTTATTTTGGTTGTAGGGAGGCATGAGTCTCTTGTGGTTTTCAGTGAGTTTAGAAGTCTAATATTTCAGCAGTGATGGGAAGCTCATGGgccaaggaagggaggaaaatgtGCCAGAGATAGACACAAAGGGATGGATGATGTCAGAATCTCAGAGCAGCATGTGGAAGGACAAGAGGGAAGTGAAGGGAAAATTGATAACTAAAGGGGGACAGAGGAGCAGACACAGTAGGAAGGAGTATCAGAGGGGTGACAAAGTAGGAAGTGCAGAGACCTCTAAGGTCACTCACTAAGTTTCCAATGATTCCCCAGACATGTGTGAAAAGACTGATATTGCCAACTTGGTAAAAGCAGGGATACATTTGATGTTTGCATTAATATctcaatattaaatattaaatcaagAAATGTGCAAAGCTGATTCTTTGAATTGGTAAATATATAGAAAGGTGAGGTGAGACGTTAACATACAGCATGAGCCCTTAACTGATTCATTCTGCGTGATTTTCTGACATCACAGATTAGATTTTCTTGAGCTTGAACAAATTATCAGCTTTGTTTCTGACACAGTTTCTCTAGAATCACATTTCTTATCTGTTGGCTCTTCACGCAGTATATGATAGGATTCATTACAGGAGGCACAAGCAAGAAAATGTCAGCCATGAGAATCTTAGATATGGGGGAACTACGGCTCGCAAGGCGATAGATGACAGCAAGGGAGATGACAGGGACATAGAAAATGAGCACAGCACAGATGTGAGAGACACAAGTACTGAGGACCTTGAGCCTTTCCCTTTGGGATGCAATGCCCAGCACTGCTCTCAGGATGAGTACATATGACATGAAAATGAAGGTTATGTCAAGGATGCCTGTGAGAGCCACAAATAAACCATAGATGACATTGAACTTGTTGTCTGAGCAGGCCAGTTTCATGACATCTTGGTGAAGGCAATAGGAATGTGACAAGAGATTCTTCTTGCAGTATCTTAGACGCACTAGAGTTACAGGGAAAGGCAGGATCAACAGCACATTCTTGAGAGAAAAAGCAAGCCCGATTTGAAGGACCCTGGCACTGGTAAGGATGGAAGTGTATCTCAGAGGGTTACAGATGGCAATATAGCGATCAAAGGACATAATGAGAAGCACAGATGACTCCATAGCTGAGAATTCGTGAATAAAAAACTCCTGGGCAAAACACTCGTTAGGAGAAATGTCTGGAGAATTGAACAGGAAAACCTTAAGCATGGTAGGAAGAGAGGAAATGGACAGTCCCAGGTCAGAGAGAGCCAACATGGAGAGGAGATAGTACATGGGTTCATGCAGAGAAGGCTCCGATTTTATGAAAAAGAGGATAGTGCCGTTGCCCAGGATCGCAACAGTGTACAGGAGACATATGGGGATGAAGATCCAAATGTGGGCAGATTCCATCCCTGGGAACCCAACCAAATAGAACGTAGAAACTTCAGTAACTGAGATGTT
Encoded here:
- the LOC110299314 gene encoding olfactory receptor 51A4-like, whose translation is MHTGMPIFNISVTEVSTFYLVGFPGMESAHIWIFIPICLLYTVAILGNGTILFFIKSEPSLHEPMYYLLSMLALSDLGLSISSLPTMLKVFLFNSPDISPNECFAQEFFIHEFSAMESSVLLIMSFDRYIAICNPLRYTSILTSARVLQIGLAFSLKNVLLILPFPVTLVRLRYCKKNLLSHSYCLHQDVMKLACSDNKFNVIYGLFVALTGILDITFIFMSYVLILRAVLGIASQRERLKVLSTCVSHICAVLIFYVPVISLAVIYRLASRSSPISKILMADIFLLVPPVMNPIIYCVKSQQIRNVILEKLCQKQS